A window from Opitutia bacterium ISCC 52 encodes these proteins:
- a CDS encoding citrate synthase: MSETATITTDGNSYEYPVICGTEGEKAIDVRKLRADSGYITYDDGYGNTGSCLSDITFINGEVGILRHRGIPIEELAGNASFLGTAFLVIYGHLPSKEEYAHFSQQVASNAAMPDDFRHHFNGFPSDAHPMAVLSAMLNGAGCYHKEMTSNDRQQDLEHFDQAAALLISKVRTIAAMSYRMSKGLPFVEPRLDAPYVDDFLHMMFSTEEKDYEPTPEIAKAMDLFFLLHADHEQNCSTSTVRMVASGGANLFASVSAGVSALWGPLHGGANTAVVKMLQAIHDSGDDGSKFIEDAKTGKARLMGFGHRVYKNYDPRAKILGDAAEKILNSLGHDDPLLDIARHLEKAALEDEYFVKRKLYPNVDFYSGLILKAVGIPVEMFTVMFAIGRMPGWIANWREIATGSNRIHRPRQVYTGKVDQHFVPAEER, encoded by the coding sequence ATGTCAGAAACAGCGACCATTACCACTGATGGTAATTCATATGAATACCCCGTTATTTGTGGTACCGAGGGTGAAAAAGCGATCGATGTCCGCAAGCTCCGCGCCGACTCTGGTTACATCACCTACGATGATGGGTATGGGAATACAGGCTCTTGCTTAAGTGATATCACCTTCATCAATGGTGAAGTAGGTATTTTGCGGCACCGCGGAATTCCCATAGAAGAGCTGGCTGGTAATGCTTCTTTTCTAGGTACTGCTTTTCTTGTTATCTACGGGCATCTACCAAGTAAGGAAGAATATGCTCACTTTAGTCAGCAAGTGGCTAGCAATGCTGCGATGCCTGATGATTTCCGTCATCATTTCAATGGATTTCCATCCGACGCTCACCCGATGGCTGTTCTTAGTGCCATGCTCAATGGGGCTGGTTGTTACCACAAGGAGATGACCAGCAATGATCGTCAGCAAGATTTAGAACATTTTGACCAGGCAGCTGCACTCTTGATTTCCAAAGTTCGGACCATTGCGGCGATGAGTTATCGAATGAGTAAGGGATTGCCCTTTGTCGAACCACGCTTAGATGCACCGTACGTGGATGACTTTCTCCATATGATGTTTTCGACGGAGGAAAAAGACTATGAGCCAACTCCAGAGATCGCAAAGGCAATGGATCTATTCTTCTTATTGCATGCCGATCATGAGCAAAACTGCTCAACTTCTACCGTTCGTATGGTGGCAAGTGGTGGAGCCAATTTGTTTGCTTCTGTGTCTGCGGGTGTTTCCGCACTTTGGGGACCACTCCATGGCGGAGCGAACACCGCCGTGGTAAAAATGCTGCAGGCCATTCATGATTCCGGCGACGATGGATCAAAGTTTATTGAAGACGCCAAAACCGGTAAAGCACGACTGATGGGATTCGGTCACCGCGTCTATAAGAATTATGACCCGCGGGCCAAGATTCTAGGGGATGCAGCCGAGAAAATTTTAAACAGCTTGGGGCATGATGATCCATTGTTGGATATCGCTCGTCACCTTGAGAAAGCTGCTTTGGAGGATGAGTATTTCGTGAAACGGAAGCTTTATCCGAATGTTGATTTTTACAGCGGACTGATTTTGAAAGCCGTAGGCATTCCAGTAGAGATGTTTACGGTGATGTTTGCCATTGGGCGTATGCCTGGCTGGATTGCTAACTGGCGAGAAATTGCTACAGGATCCAATCGCATTCATCGTCCTCGTCAGGTATACACCGGTAAGGTAGACCAACACTTTGTTCCTGCTGAGGAACGTTAA
- the hisH gene encoding imidazole glycerol phosphate synthase subunit HisH, whose translation MKTKLAVTDYGMGNLRSVSKAFEACGAEVNLITSPEQMGDASGLVLPGVGALGDCIDGLRACNLIDLVKGWISEDRPFFGVCLGFQALYDYSEEGAVDGLGIFPGQVKRFQLPPEYKVPHMGWNAATFLDPSDPIVDGLVSEVDQFYFVHSYFLAPENEEASFFRSDYGGPFTSGIKRGNCVATQFHPEKSQKKGLQLYQNFLKVVENA comes from the coding sequence ATGAAAACTAAACTCGCAGTTACAGACTACGGAATGGGAAACCTCCGTAGTGTTTCCAAAGCATTTGAAGCCTGCGGTGCCGAGGTAAACCTGATCACATCTCCCGAGCAAATGGGTGATGCATCGGGCTTGGTGCTACCAGGTGTAGGAGCTCTAGGTGATTGTATCGATGGGCTTCGGGCCTGCAATCTGATCGATTTGGTCAAAGGGTGGATCTCAGAAGATCGACCCTTTTTTGGAGTATGCTTGGGATTTCAGGCCCTCTACGACTATTCCGAAGAAGGGGCCGTCGATGGACTGGGTATTTTTCCTGGCCAGGTAAAGCGGTTTCAACTTCCACCGGAGTATAAGGTTCCGCACATGGGTTGGAATGCAGCTACCTTTTTGGATCCTAGCGACCCTATCGTTGATGGATTAGTATCGGAAGTAGACCAATTTTATTTTGTACACAGTTACTTCTTAGCCCCCGAAAACGAGGAGGCATCCTTTTTTAGATCCGACTATGGAGGCCCATTCACAAGCGGTATTAAGCGAGGGAATTGTGTGGCTACTCAGTTTCACCCCGAGAAGAGTCAGAAAAAAGGGCTTCAACTATACCAAAATTTTCTGAAAGTAGTTGAAAATGCCTAA
- a CDS encoding sigma-54 dependent transcriptional regulator — translation MPASILIVDDEKHTREGLQMALEDDYDVYLASDADQAFNLLDSQPFDVVLTDLRMSGKSGLKVIDYSLTMSQKPICIMMTAYGNVETAVEAMKRGAFDFLTKPVNLERLEILIKRAINSKQIQVENKELHQRLDQKFSFKGIIGNSAALEVVIERVKLVAPSKATVLVEGETGTGKELIAQAIHQNSDRSRKAFVAVNCAALPTNLLESELFGHEKGAFTGAIEKRVGRFEASHNGTLFLDEIGEIDAATQVKLLRFLESKTFERVGSIKPIEVDVRLVCATNQNLKQLVENGDFREDLYYRLNVVSIFLPPLRERQQDIPLLLSHFLKYYAKDNGVPLPDFDAAAIRVLQDYKWPGNIRELRNFAENTVVLHLGGTITEYDLDNRFREGAPVSVQSEGVQSNLSVEENEKHLLRKALLQAKGNRTKAAELMGISRRTLHRKLVQWPELDTTGRAGG, via the coding sequence ATGCCTGCATCCATCCTCATTGTTGACGACGAAAAGCACACCCGCGAGGGGCTGCAGATGGCTTTGGAAGATGACTACGATGTGTATTTGGCTAGTGATGCTGACCAGGCCTTCAATTTGTTAGACAGTCAGCCTTTTGACGTCGTGCTTACGGACTTACGGATGTCAGGAAAATCTGGGCTGAAGGTCATTGATTATTCCCTCACCATGTCTCAGAAGCCCATTTGCATCATGATGACTGCCTACGGAAATGTAGAGACAGCCGTTGAAGCGATGAAGCGGGGAGCATTCGATTTCCTGACCAAGCCGGTGAATCTCGAGCGTCTTGAGATTTTGATCAAGCGAGCCATAAACTCTAAGCAGATTCAGGTTGAGAACAAAGAGTTGCACCAGCGGCTGGATCAAAAATTTAGTTTCAAGGGGATCATTGGAAATTCGGCTGCTCTCGAGGTTGTAATTGAACGGGTAAAGTTAGTCGCCCCTTCGAAGGCCACGGTATTAGTTGAGGGAGAAACGGGCACTGGTAAGGAATTGATAGCGCAAGCCATCCACCAGAATAGTGACCGCTCTCGTAAAGCATTTGTAGCGGTCAATTGTGCTGCCTTGCCCACGAACCTTTTGGAGAGTGAGCTGTTTGGTCATGAAAAAGGAGCCTTTACCGGTGCCATTGAAAAACGGGTAGGGCGCTTTGAGGCTTCTCATAATGGAACGCTCTTTCTGGACGAAATTGGGGAGATCGATGCCGCTACCCAGGTTAAGCTCCTTCGTTTTCTAGAATCGAAAACGTTTGAACGAGTAGGGAGTATAAAGCCCATCGAGGTAGACGTGCGTCTTGTGTGCGCCACTAATCAGAATTTAAAGCAATTGGTTGAGAATGGGGATTTTCGTGAGGACCTTTATTACCGGCTAAACGTTGTTTCTATTTTCCTGCCACCTCTCCGCGAACGCCAACAAGACATTCCCTTATTATTGAGCCATTTCCTAAAATACTACGCCAAAGATAATGGTGTTCCGTTGCCTGATTTTGATGCGGCTGCGATTAGGGTCTTACAAGATTACAAGTGGCCTGGTAACATCCGTGAGTTGAGAAATTTTGCCGAGAATACGGTAGTACTGCATCTTGGTGGCACCATTACTGAGTATGATCTGGATAACCGGTTTCGTGAAGGAGCACCTGTGAGTGTACAATCTGAAGGAGTTCAATCGAACCTATCGGTCGAGGAAAACGAAAAGCACTTGCTGAGAAAAGCCCTACTACAAGCCAAAGGAAACCGGACCAAGGCAGCGGAACTGATGGGAATATCTCGGAGGACGCTCCATCGAAAATTAGTCCAATGGCCTGAGTTGGACACCACAGGAAGAGCGGGAGGATAA
- a CDS encoding MFS transporter, whose amino-acid sequence MSETTSSKPMPKRENLLLILAFNIAIPLFILTKLSDPERLGPVNALIVGLAFPFGYGVWDLLNRKQINFVSILGIISVGLSGTFGLVEVDPYWLAVKEASIPAVIGIMVLVTFRTRRPLIKTFLYNPQVLNTELIDQKLEETGSQRQFTKIFAFCNWLLVVSFAMSSILNFMLARIIVTTHPADDLAAFNAELGKMNALSWPVIAIPSTVIMMVALWKLINGLTHLTGLKLEDMMHEPQKKKTKE is encoded by the coding sequence ATGTCTGAAACCACCAGCTCCAAGCCCATGCCAAAGAGGGAGAACCTGCTTCTTATCCTGGCCTTCAATATTGCCATCCCATTGTTCATACTGACCAAGCTGAGTGATCCGGAACGCCTGGGCCCAGTCAACGCACTGATCGTTGGACTCGCCTTCCCCTTCGGATACGGAGTCTGGGACCTACTAAATCGCAAACAGATTAACTTTGTATCCATACTTGGAATTATCAGCGTGGGCCTAAGCGGTACCTTCGGCCTGGTAGAAGTGGATCCTTATTGGCTGGCAGTAAAGGAAGCTTCGATCCCGGCTGTTATTGGTATTATGGTACTGGTAACTTTTCGTACCCGTAGACCCCTGATTAAAACCTTCCTCTACAACCCGCAGGTTCTAAATACAGAACTCATTGACCAGAAGTTGGAAGAAACGGGTAGTCAACGCCAGTTCACCAAAATCTTTGCCTTCTGCAATTGGCTCCTCGTGGTCTCCTTTGCCATGAGTTCGATACTGAATTTTATGCTGGCTCGAATCATTGTCACCACACACCCCGCTGATGATTTAGCTGCTTTCAATGCAGAGTTAGGCAAAATGAATGCACTAAGTTGGCCCGTCATCGCTATACCCAGCACCGTCATTATGATGGTGGCTCTTTGGAAGTTGATCAATGGCCTCACTCACCTGACAGGCCTAAAGCTCGAAGACATGATGCACGAACCTCAAAAGAAAAAGACCAAGGAGTAA
- a CDS encoding PAS domain S-box protein — MSEKRHSPLDRVLGQLDHLDETNLQNLINRLAGERELFESIINTVREGILVITREGVVEYTNAEGMKMVGLKEADIGSAVLWKWIPDIAPVINMDGEEPEVDDQSSVTREIEMTYPEHRYVRVYMVPIEGFEDMDPHFVVILSDITKEVMSTEEKIESEKISSIFLLAAGVAHELGNPLNSLTIHLQLMERLLDKVEDDSVREKLERSLEICSGEVERQDGIITNFLEAIRPSPPDLKDMNLMEVIESVLQVQEQELLNSKVSVEMEVGDEAPVIAGDTNQMKQVFFNIIKNAHEAMQEGGTLRIQTRSDDDYFFTIFADTGEGIDKEELASVFQPYYSTKSSGSGLGLMIVNRILREHGGQVAIDSKSGLGTAITLKFPKKHRRVRLLPQSRDPL; from the coding sequence ATGAGTGAAAAGCGACATTCCCCTTTGGATCGAGTATTGGGCCAATTGGATCATTTGGATGAGACCAATTTGCAGAACTTGATTAACCGCTTGGCTGGTGAACGGGAGTTGTTCGAAAGCATCATTAACACCGTGCGTGAAGGCATCTTGGTCATCACCCGAGAAGGAGTGGTTGAGTACACTAATGCAGAGGGCATGAAGATGGTCGGGTTGAAAGAAGCGGATATCGGGTCGGCCGTATTGTGGAAATGGATACCCGATATTGCTCCTGTTATAAATATGGATGGGGAAGAGCCCGAAGTGGATGATCAATCTTCCGTAACTCGGGAAATTGAAATGACTTATCCAGAGCATCGTTATGTTCGGGTATACATGGTTCCGATTGAAGGCTTCGAAGATATGGATCCGCACTTCGTAGTGATTTTATCGGACATTACCAAAGAAGTCATGTCGACCGAGGAGAAGATCGAGTCGGAGAAGATTTCTTCTATCTTTTTATTAGCAGCCGGAGTAGCCCATGAACTGGGCAATCCGCTCAACTCACTGACCATCCATTTGCAGCTCATGGAGCGATTATTGGATAAGGTTGAAGATGATAGTGTGCGTGAGAAACTTGAGCGTTCCCTGGAAATTTGTAGCGGAGAAGTTGAGCGGCAGGATGGTATCATCACAAATTTTCTGGAAGCAATACGGCCTTCTCCTCCCGACCTAAAGGATATGAACTTGATGGAGGTCATCGAATCGGTTCTCCAGGTACAGGAGCAGGAACTGCTCAACTCGAAAGTGTCGGTGGAGATGGAAGTCGGAGATGAAGCTCCGGTGATTGCCGGAGATACCAATCAGATGAAGCAAGTCTTCTTCAATATTATCAAAAATGCTCATGAGGCTATGCAGGAAGGCGGGACCTTGCGGATTCAAACGCGCTCCGATGATGATTACTTCTTCACTATTTTTGCAGACACAGGGGAGGGGATAGACAAGGAAGAACTGGCGAGTGTATTTCAGCCTTACTACTCCACTAAGTCCTCTGGCAGCGGATTGGGGTTGATGATTGTTAACCGAATCCTGCGTGAGCATGGAGGTCAGGTAGCCATCGACAGCAAGTCAGGTCTGGGCACTGCCATTACCCTAAAGTTCCCAAAGAAACACCGGCGTGTTCGGCTCTTGCCTCAGAGCCGAGATCCGTTGTGA